From Alienimonas californiensis, a single genomic window includes:
- a CDS encoding glucose-1-phosphate adenylyltransferase, with amino-acid sequence MARSSLISLILGGGKGTRLFPLTELRSKPAVPLAGKFRLIDIPISNCLNSGLEQIYLLTQFNSVSLHRHIRESYKFDRFGGGFVEILAAQQSQDEAEHDWYQGTADAVRKNLRYIEQHGVKHVLILSGDQLYRMNYAKMLATHKKAKADVTIGALPVTRQQARGFGIMTLNDDGRVTDFTEKPQTDAAIDAVRTDPAWMDAHGIKSNGRDCLGSMGIYLFDRDVLVELLKADDAEDFGKEVFPRAIQSKHVQAHLFDGYWEDIGTIRSFYESNLALAGPNPPFDFADAAAPIYTQSRYLPSSRIGGGTITGSLISDGCIIGKNCTIENSVIGLRSYIGDGVTIRNSVVMGADFYQEAGHREDDFAAGRPPVGVGDGSTVDGSIVDKNCRIGRNIHFAPPAPAAGARYAKDADYNWGVLRDGILVLPKNTELPDGWTPDSDSAKRGVEATTASA; translated from the coding sequence ATGGCCCGTTCGTCCCTCATCAGTCTGATCCTCGGCGGCGGCAAAGGCACGCGGCTGTTTCCCCTGACCGAACTCCGCAGCAAGCCGGCCGTGCCGCTGGCCGGGAAGTTCCGGCTGATCGACATCCCCATTTCCAACTGCCTGAACAGCGGGCTGGAGCAGATTTATCTGCTCACCCAGTTCAATAGCGTGTCGCTGCACCGGCACATCCGCGAGAGTTATAAGTTCGACCGCTTCGGCGGGGGCTTCGTGGAGATCCTCGCCGCCCAGCAATCGCAGGACGAGGCGGAGCACGACTGGTACCAGGGCACCGCGGACGCCGTCCGCAAGAACCTGCGGTATATCGAACAGCACGGCGTCAAGCACGTGCTGATCCTCTCCGGCGACCAGCTGTACCGGATGAATTACGCCAAAATGCTGGCGACCCATAAAAAGGCCAAGGCGGACGTGACCATCGGCGCCCTGCCGGTGACCCGGCAGCAGGCCCGGGGGTTCGGCATCATGACGCTGAACGACGACGGCCGCGTGACCGACTTCACGGAGAAACCCCAGACCGACGCCGCGATCGACGCCGTCCGCACCGACCCCGCCTGGATGGACGCCCACGGCATCAAATCCAACGGCCGCGACTGCCTGGGCAGCATGGGCATCTATCTGTTCGACCGCGACGTGCTGGTCGAACTCTTAAAGGCCGACGACGCGGAGGACTTCGGCAAGGAGGTGTTCCCCCGGGCGATTCAATCCAAGCACGTGCAGGCCCACCTGTTCGACGGCTACTGGGAGGACATCGGCACGATCCGCAGCTTCTACGAGTCGAACCTGGCGCTGGCCGGGCCGAACCCGCCCTTCGACTTCGCCGACGCCGCCGCCCCGATTTATACGCAGTCCCGCTATCTGCCCTCCTCGCGGATCGGCGGGGGGACGATCACCGGCAGCCTGATCTCCGACGGCTGCATCATCGGGAAGAACTGCACCATCGAAAACAGCGTGATCGGGTTGCGGTCCTATATCGGCGACGGCGTGACGATCCGCAACAGCGTGGTGATGGGGGCGGACTTCTATCAGGAGGCCGGGCACCGCGAGGACGACTTCGCCGCCGGCCGCCCGCCGGTCGGCGTGGGCGACGGCAGCACCGTCGACGGGTCGATCGTCGACAAGAACTGCCGCATCGGCCGGAACATCCACTTCGCCCCCCCCGCCCCCGCCGCCGGCGCCCGCTACGCCAAGGACGCCGACTACAACTGGGGCGTGCTGCGGGACGGCATCCTCGTGCTGCCCAAGAACACCGAACTGCCCGACGGCTGGACCCCGGACAGCGACTCCGCCAAACGCGGCGTCGAGGCCACCACCGCCAGCGCCTGA
- a CDS encoding 6-phosphofructokinase: protein MKHLGVLTAGGDTPALNATLYGVTRRASELGIAVTGIMKGFSGMTDPRVPHVRLNPLLQPIPELQPHNGGTILGSSRHYIGENNFEDCRIAVDRLLRVKSGPRPDDEGIEALICVGGDGTINGMQPISEFLPCVLAPKTIDNDLGLNYDGEPSDWLRQDPVASNDDPNQDAAGAAPTYIKRKGPLSVSRDTMVNIATPGYATAVLVVVQGVQRIRTTAESHRRIAIVEVMGRDSGFIALGSAYGQPDMILIPEVPIDLDAVEHEVKRLYDQQKNVVLVVGEGVRDASGEQLGAKAASTDPSGNVLFQGAAEELKRQLVARLGDDYFRGSNRHDKAERAIFTRKIGHTQRGGRPVAFDRFHAVQSGGHAVDMLHQGQTNAVSIINFSERDGFTYDSLPSSRLRDRWGIIRARTVAQEFYDDRLFGPSKVGRDYLRTIFTEALGRDDVEFWLSDTFQPGHLGRRYASVNVDMQKRIRYLEG, encoded by the coding sequence ATGAAGCACCTCGGCGTTCTCACCGCCGGCGGCGACACGCCCGCCCTCAACGCGACCCTCTACGGCGTGACCCGCCGGGCCAGCGAGCTGGGCATCGCCGTCACCGGCATCATGAAGGGCTTCAGCGGGATGACGGATCCCCGCGTACCCCACGTGCGGCTCAATCCGCTGCTCCAACCGATCCCGGAACTGCAGCCGCACAACGGCGGCACGATCCTCGGCAGCAGCCGCCATTATATCGGGGAGAACAATTTCGAGGACTGCCGCATCGCCGTGGACCGGCTCCTCCGCGTCAAATCCGGCCCCCGCCCCGACGACGAGGGCATCGAAGCCCTGATCTGCGTCGGCGGGGACGGCACGATCAACGGCATGCAGCCGATCAGCGAGTTCCTCCCCTGCGTGCTCGCCCCCAAAACGATCGATAACGACCTCGGCCTCAACTACGACGGCGAACCCAGCGACTGGCTCCGTCAGGACCCCGTCGCCTCCAACGACGACCCGAACCAGGACGCCGCGGGCGCCGCCCCGACGTATATCAAGCGGAAAGGCCCGCTGTCGGTCAGTCGGGACACGATGGTGAACATCGCCACCCCCGGCTACGCCACCGCGGTGCTGGTCGTGGTGCAGGGCGTCCAGCGGATTCGCACCACCGCCGAGAGCCACCGCCGCATCGCCATCGTCGAGGTGATGGGCCGAGACAGCGGGTTCATCGCCCTGGGCAGCGCCTACGGCCAGCCGGACATGATCCTCATCCCCGAGGTGCCCATCGATCTGGACGCCGTCGAACACGAGGTGAAGCGGCTCTACGATCAGCAGAAAAACGTCGTGCTGGTCGTCGGCGAGGGCGTGCGGGACGCCAGCGGCGAGCAGCTCGGCGCCAAGGCCGCCAGCACGGACCCCAGCGGCAACGTCCTCTTCCAGGGCGCCGCGGAGGAATTAAAGCGGCAGCTCGTGGCCCGCCTGGGCGACGACTACTTCCGCGGCTCCAACCGTCACGACAAAGCCGAGCGGGCCATCTTCACCCGGAAAATCGGCCACACCCAGCGGGGCGGGCGGCCGGTCGCCTTCGACCGCTTCCACGCCGTGCAGTCCGGCGGCCACGCCGTCGACATGCTCCACCAGGGGCAGACGAACGCGGTCAGCATCATCAACTTCAGCGAACGCGACGGCTTCACCTACGACAGCCTGCCCTCCAGCCGCCTGCGGGACCGCTGGGGCATCATCCGGGCCCGCACCGTCGCCCAGGAGTTCTACGACGACCGCCTGTTCGGCCCCTCCAAGGTCGGCCGCGACTACCTGCGGACGATCTTCACCGAGGCCCTCGGCCGCGACGACGTGGAGTTCTGGCTGTCCGACACCTTCCAACCCGGCCACCTCGGCCGCCGCTACGCCAGCGTGAACGTCGACATGCAAAAACGGATCCGCTACTTGGAAGGATGA